A DNA window from Stenotrophomonas sp. 57 contains the following coding sequences:
- a CDS encoding M14 family zinc carboxypeptidase — protein MSLHRRAVLPLLIAAATALSLPLPAQAQSAYFFPQVTEAAAFDAAIPTPEQFLGYPIGSRYTRHDQLVAYFQELARRSDKISVRQIGRSYEGRPLLIATVTAAGNHARLEQIRQQHATLVDPAQPRIAAGDSPVVVWLGYSVHGNETSSAEAAMLTAYYLVANRSAETQRWLQQAVVLFDPAQNPDGRDRAANWHNAWASDPASADPADKEHVEPFPQGRTNHYFTDLNRDWLALTQQDSRPKVEVFHQWYPNVQIDFHEMGKDSTYYFEPSPKSMHSPLIPAASYEFNKTLAKYHAQALDALGSLYYTGENFDNFSPVYGSTYPDFHGAVGVTVEQASSRGRVQESVNGLLTFPFTIRNQVATGLGTVRGAVAERNGLFDLQKQFFQSALKQAAQQPVKSFVFGDAHDPALTRRLLELLLLHRIEVRALDRAVTVDGQHFAPGSAYVVPVQQAQFRLVHSIFAETPPVKGDVFYGSTSYAIAPAYGVAFAGSRSRVDGGARVTTLPAEQGAVVGGQAGFAYAIDWRDYNAGRALAALQGKGVNARVAFQPFTTATAQGDISFAAGSLVIPVAGQSLQDATLLEAVTSAAREAGVQVHALSSGRSREGIDLGSDGVKALRKPAVALVMGEGVAATEIGSAWFLLDQQLRLPASKLDPQQLGKVSLDRYTTIVLSGGTYTGVDATAVAALKRWVQAGGSLVTYGSASKWAIEQKLADGEKLGKEEDAADESRRAFGDQRDIAAIERVSGNILSADVDTSHPLAFGVPRRQLAINKENTVTLRPSANPFSTVVRIDTPPRVNGYLSERNRARVGGSAWLLVSAQGQGNVVLFADDPAHRKYWHGTDRLLINAVFFGNLVNPAKARG, from the coding sequence GTGTCCTTGCATCGTCGTGCCGTTCTACCGTTGCTGATCGCCGCCGCCACCGCACTGTCCTTGCCATTGCCGGCGCAGGCACAGAGCGCCTACTTCTTCCCGCAGGTCACCGAGGCAGCGGCATTTGATGCGGCCATTCCCACGCCGGAGCAGTTCCTCGGCTATCCGATCGGCAGCCGCTACACCCGGCACGACCAGCTGGTGGCGTACTTCCAGGAACTGGCCCGCCGCTCGGACAAGATCAGCGTGCGCCAGATCGGCCGCAGCTATGAAGGCCGCCCGCTGCTGATCGCCACGGTCACCGCAGCAGGTAACCACGCACGACTGGAACAGATCCGCCAGCAGCACGCGACCCTGGTCGATCCGGCGCAGCCACGCATCGCCGCCGGCGACAGCCCGGTGGTGGTGTGGCTGGGCTACAGCGTACATGGCAATGAAACCTCCAGTGCCGAAGCCGCGATGCTGACCGCTTACTACCTGGTGGCCAACCGCAGCGCTGAAACCCAGCGATGGCTGCAGCAGGCGGTGGTGCTGTTCGACCCCGCGCAGAACCCGGATGGCCGCGATCGCGCTGCCAACTGGCACAACGCCTGGGCCTCCGATCCGGCCTCGGCCGACCCGGCCGACAAGGAACACGTCGAGCCGTTCCCGCAGGGCCGCACCAACCACTACTTCACCGACCTCAACCGCGACTGGCTGGCCCTGACCCAGCAGGACTCCCGGCCGAAGGTGGAGGTGTTCCACCAGTGGTACCCGAACGTGCAGATCGACTTCCACGAAATGGGCAAGGACAGCACCTATTACTTCGAGCCCTCGCCGAAGAGCATGCACAGCCCGCTGATCCCGGCGGCGTCGTACGAATTCAACAAGACGCTGGCCAAGTATCACGCGCAGGCGCTGGATGCGCTGGGGTCGCTGTACTACACCGGCGAGAACTTCGACAACTTCTCGCCGGTGTACGGCTCGACCTATCCTGATTTCCACGGCGCAGTCGGCGTGACCGTCGAGCAGGCCAGTTCGCGCGGCCGTGTGCAGGAGTCGGTGAATGGCCTGCTGACGTTCCCGTTCACCATCCGCAACCAGGTCGCGACCGGCCTGGGCACGGTGCGAGGCGCGGTGGCCGAGCGCAACGGCCTGTTCGACCTGCAGAAGCAGTTCTTCCAGAGCGCACTGAAGCAGGCCGCGCAGCAGCCGGTGAAGAGCTTCGTGTTTGGTGATGCGCATGACCCGGCGTTGACCCGCCGCCTGCTTGAGTTGTTGCTGTTGCATCGCATCGAGGTGCGCGCGCTGGATCGCGCGGTGACCGTGGATGGCCAGCACTTCGCACCGGGCAGTGCCTACGTGGTACCGGTGCAGCAGGCGCAGTTCCGCCTGGTGCATTCGATCTTCGCAGAGACGCCGCCGGTCAAGGGTGATGTGTTCTACGGCAGTACCAGCTACGCGATTGCACCGGCGTATGGCGTGGCGTTCGCGGGCAGCCGCAGCCGCGTTGATGGCGGTGCGCGCGTGACCACGCTGCCTGCGGAACAGGGGGCGGTCGTTGGCGGGCAGGCCGGATTCGCCTATGCCATCGACTGGCGCGACTACAACGCCGGGCGCGCGTTGGCCGCGCTGCAGGGCAAGGGCGTGAATGCGCGCGTGGCATTCCAGCCGTTCACCACCGCGACCGCGCAGGGCGACATCAGCTTCGCCGCCGGCAGCCTGGTCATTCCGGTCGCCGGTCAGTCGCTGCAGGATGCGACGCTGCTTGAGGCAGTGACGTCCGCCGCGCGCGAGGCGGGCGTACAGGTACATGCGCTGTCCAGCGGCCGCAGCCGCGAAGGCATCGACCTCGGCAGTGACGGCGTCAAGGCGCTGCGCAAGCCTGCGGTGGCACTGGTGATGGGCGAGGGCGTGGCGGCCACCGAGATCGGCTCGGCCTGGTTCCTGCTCGACCAGCAGTTGCGGCTGCCGGCCAGCAAGCTGGATCCCCAGCAGTTGGGAAAAGTGTCGCTGGACCGGTACACCACGATTGTGTTGTCCGGCGGTACCTATACCGGCGTCGATGCCACGGCAGTGGCTGCGCTGAAGCGCTGGGTGCAGGCCGGTGGCTCGCTGGTGACCTACGGCAGCGCATCGAAGTGGGCGATCGAACAGAAGCTGGCCGACGGCGAGAAGCTCGGCAAGGAAGAGGATGCCGCTGACGAAAGCCGCCGCGCGTTCGGTGACCAGCGTGACATCGCCGCGATCGAGCGGGTCAGCGGCAACATCCTCAGTGCCGACGTGGACACCAGCCATCCGTTGGCGTTCGGCGTGCCGCGCCGGCAGCTGGCGATCAACAAGGAGAACACGGTGACGCTGCGGCCGAGCGCGAATCCCTTCTCGACGGTGGTACGCATCGACACGCCGCCGCGGGTGAACGGTTACCTGTCCGAGCGCAACCGCGCGCGGGTGGGGGGCAGCGCGTGGCTGCTGGTGTCGGCGCAGGGGCAGGGCAACGTAGTGCTGTTCGCCGATGACCCGGCGCACCGCAAGTACTGGCACGGAACGGATCGACTGCTGATCAATGCGGTCTTCTTCGGGAATCTGGTGAATCCGGCGAAAGCGCGGGGTTGA
- a CDS encoding DEAD/DEAH box helicase, with the protein MSFESLGLAPFLLRALAEQGYENPTPIQQQAIPLALAGRDLLAGAQTGTGKTAAFGLPLLQHLGTASQEVRSGPRKPRALILAPTRELATQVHDSLRGYSKYLRIPSACIYGGVGMGNQLDILRRGVDLLVACPGRLIDHLERRSIDLSGIELLVLDEADRMLDMGFLPSIKRILAKLPKQNRQTLLFSATFEDNIRQLALEFMRNPEQIQVTPKNTVAETITHRVHPVDAGRKRDLLLHLLAQDSREQTLVFARTKHGSDKLAAFLEKSGIKTAAIHGNKSQGQRLRALGDFKAGRVTVLVATDIAARGIDINELPKVINFDLPMVAEDYVHRIGRTGRNGATGQAISLVAQDEVKLLRAIVRLLGRDMDIRDVPGFELQVPIRWGNSAPGKAEHDTGERAPRKSHARRPHGDAPRHAHAGPKKAGGGRREGGGNGQQRAGAGQGQRRGGGGNGGGRGRGQGGGGGRAG; encoded by the coding sequence ATGTCTTTTGAATCGCTGGGCCTGGCGCCCTTCCTGCTGCGTGCGCTTGCCGAGCAGGGCTACGAAAACCCGACCCCGATCCAGCAGCAGGCGATCCCGCTGGCGCTGGCCGGTCGCGACCTGCTGGCCGGTGCACAGACCGGTACCGGCAAGACCGCTGCCTTCGGCCTGCCGCTGCTGCAGCACCTGGGCACCGCCTCGCAGGAAGTGCGCAGCGGCCCCCGCAAGCCGCGCGCACTGATCCTGGCCCCGACCCGCGAACTGGCCACCCAGGTGCATGACAGCCTGCGTGGCTACAGCAAGTACCTGCGCATCCCCAGCGCCTGCATCTACGGCGGCGTCGGCATGGGCAACCAGCTGGACATCCTGCGCCGTGGCGTGGACCTGCTGGTGGCCTGCCCGGGCCGCCTGATCGACCACCTGGAGCGTCGCAGCATCGACCTGTCCGGCATTGAACTGCTGGTGCTGGACGAAGCCGACCGCATGCTCGACATGGGCTTCCTGCCGTCGATCAAGCGCATCCTGGCCAAGCTGCCGAAGCAGAACCGCCAGACCCTGCTGTTCTCGGCCACCTTCGAGGACAACATCCGCCAGCTGGCGCTGGAGTTCATGCGCAACCCGGAACAGATCCAGGTGACGCCGAAGAACACCGTGGCCGAAACCATCACCCACCGCGTGCACCCGGTCGATGCCGGCCGCAAGCGTGACCTGCTGCTGCACCTGCTGGCGCAGGACAGCCGCGAGCAGACGCTGGTGTTCGCGCGCACCAAGCACGGCAGCGACAAGCTGGCCGCGTTCCTGGAAAAGTCGGGCATCAAGACCGCGGCGATCCATGGCAACAAAAGCCAGGGCCAGCGTCTGCGTGCGCTGGGCGACTTCAAGGCCGGCCGCGTGACCGTGCTGGTGGCCACCGATATCGCCGCGCGTGGTATCGACATCAACGAGCTGCCGAAGGTGATCAACTTCGATCTGCCGATGGTGGCCGAGGACTACGTGCACCGCATCGGCCGTACCGGCCGCAACGGTGCCACCGGCCAGGCGATCTCGCTGGTCGCGCAGGACGAAGTGAAGCTGCTGCGCGCGATCGTGCGCCTGCTGGGCCGTGACATGGACATCCGCGATGTGCCGGGCTTCGAGCTGCAGGTGCCGATCCGCTGGGGCAACAGTGCGCCGGGCAAGGCCGAGCACGATACCGGCGAGCGCGCACCGCGCAAGAGCCATGCACGCCGTCCGCACGGTGATGCGCCGCGCCATGCGCACGCGGGCCCGAAGAAGGCCGGTGGTGGCCGTCGCGAGGGCGGTGGCAATGGCCAGCAGCGTGCAGGTGCCGGCCAGGGCCAGCGCCGTGGCGGTGGTGGCAATGGTGGCGGCCGTGGTCGTGGCCAGGGTGGCGGCGGTGGTCGCGCTGGCTGA